Proteins encoded together in one Salvelinus fontinalis isolate EN_2023a chromosome 6, ASM2944872v1, whole genome shotgun sequence window:
- the LOC129857833 gene encoding cbp/p300-interacting transactivator 3-like — MADHLMMPMNHNSAGRGLHGYRLGMNGGLEAGNQQHVVPQPGLRALPNGQMMHYGGGPQQQATMEVAMRQRQGMVGPVNRQLNGAQMGHHQITSGNMMYNNEQAQQQHHTQHHHMSLQQHPQQQQQYMNGGLTSQQLMASMHLQKLNTQYHGHPLGPMNGNHMGNGAAQYRICPAQLANMQQMAGPALALNGMDADMIDEDVLTSLVVELGLDRIQELPELFLGQNEFDFISDFVSKQLPSTISC, encoded by the coding sequence ATGGCGGATCATCTAATGATGCCCATGAACCACAACTCTGCAGGCAGGGGCCTCCACGGCTACAGACTGGGCATGAACGGAGGCCTGGAGGCAGGCAATCAGCAGCACGTAGTGCCTCAGCCCGGCCTTCGAGCCCTGCCCAATGGCCAGATGATGCACTACGGTGGAGGACCTCAGCAGCAGGCCACCATGGAGGTGGCCATGAGGCAGCGGCAAGGCATGGTGGGGCCCGTGAACAGACAGCTCAACGGGGCTCAGATGGGCCACCACCAGATTACGTCTGGTAACATGATGTACAACAACGAGCAGGCCCAGCAGCAACACCACACCCAGCACCATCACATGAGCCTCCAGCAGCACCCGCAGCAACAACAGCAGTATATGAATGGTGGTCTCACGTCCCAGCAGCTCATGGCCAGCATGCATCTGCAAAAACTCAACACCCAGTATCATGGACATCCACTGGGACCCATGAACGGCAACCACATGGGCAACGGGGCAGCCCAGTACCGCATTTGCCCGGCCCAGCTGGCTAACATGCAACAGATGGCCGGGCCGGCTCTGGCCTTGAACGGCATGGATGCGGACATGATTGACGAGGATGTTTTGACATCCCTGGTCGTGGAGCTGGGCCTGGACCGCATTCAGGAGCTGCCCGAACTCTTCCTGGGCCAGAACGAGTTTGACTTCATCTCAGACTTTGTGAGCAAACAGCTGCCCAGCACCATCAGCTGCTGA